Proteins encoded within one genomic window of Oryza glaberrima chromosome 12, OglaRS2, whole genome shotgun sequence:
- the LOC127756762 gene encoding uncharacterized protein LOC127756762, whose protein sequence is MEEDRSWMYNGRRKRNQVSADWILKTTDFLDRAFSRDTSGDGVMCPCNYCNNTRPQTRDTMRKHLFKHGFRPEYTVWVYHGESDSDPTRDDVLRQRTFDEDGDAEVHRMDDMVDDVRDAHISVEEEEPEPIARAFYEMLTASNQPLHAHTEVSQLDAITRLLAVKSQFSISIAGFDALLNVFGALLPQGHKLPLNLYEAKKFLSALNMPYEKIDVCPKHCMLFRKENSEKTHCDKCGESRYMEVQNSYGEKKQLKFPMKVLRYLPFIPRLQRLYMSEPQAKQMTWHKYGHRYHPNKIVHPADAEAWKQFDPDFSEFASDARNVRIAIATDGFNPFGMGAASYTCWPVFVIPLNLPQVFASRNTTCSSV, encoded by the coding sequence ATGGAGGAGGATCGCAGTTGGATGTACAATGGACGTAGAAAGCGTAATCAGGTTAGTGCTGATTGGATATTAAAGACTACAGATTTTTTAGATCGGGCATTCAGTAGGGACACAAGTGGTGATGGTGTTATGTGCCCATGTAACTATTGCAACAATACCCGGCCCCAAACAAGGGATACAATGAGGAAACATCTTTTTAAGCATGGGTTTAGGCCGGAGTACACTGTGTGGGTTTACCATGGCGAGTCTGACTCAGACCCTACACGCGATGATGTGCTCCGGCAACGTACTTTTGATGAAGATGGGGATGCTGAGGTTCATCGGATGGATGACATGGTAGATGATGTGCGTGATGCACATATATCAGTTGAGGAGGAAGAACCGGAACCTATAGCACGAGCTTTTTATGAAATGTTGACTGCATCAAATCAACCTCTCCATGCACACACAGAAGTATCTCAACTAGATGCCATCACACGGTTACTAGCAGTGAAGTCTCAATTTTCCATATCCATTGCAGGGTTTGATGCATTGTTGAATGTGTTTGGTGCTCTCCTTCCACAAGGCCACAAGCTACCTCTCAATTTATATGAGGCTAAGAAATTTCTAAGTGCACTGAACATGCCATATGAGAAAATAGATGTATGCCCAAAACATTGCATGCTCTTTAGAAAGGAAAATTCAGAGAAGACCCATTGTGACAAGTGTGGTGAGAGTAGATATATGGAGGTGCAGAACAGCTATGGTGAAAAGAAGCAACTAAAATTTCCAATGAAAGTCCTTCGTTATCTACCATTCATCCCAAGACTTCAACGGTTATACATGTCTGAACCACAAGCCAagcaaatgacttggcacaaGTATGGCCATAGGTACCATCCTAACAAGATAGTACACCCCGCTGATGCTGAAGCATGGAAGCAATTTGATCCCGACTTTTCGGAATTTGCATCAGACGCTCGGAATGTTAGGATTGCAATAGCAACAGATGGGTTTAATCCATTTGGTATGGGTGCTGCCTCCTACACCTGCTGGCCTGTGTTTGTCATCCCTCTCAACCTTCCACAGGTGTTTGCATCCAGAAACACAACATGTTCCTCAGTTTGA